A DNA window from Sphingomonas changnyeongensis contains the following coding sequences:
- a CDS encoding DUF3297 family protein has translation MTDTPPDRLSSDPRSPFYAPDLLARGIGIRFKGVERTDVEEYCVSEGWVRVALGKKMDRHGRPLTIKLTGPVEPWFQSPADAPDGA, from the coding sequence ATGACCGATACCCCGCCCGACCGCCTGTCCTCCGACCCGCGCAGCCCCTTTTACGCGCCCGATCTGCTCGCCCGCGGCATCGGCATCCGCTTCAAGGGTGTCGAGCGCACCGATGTCGAGGAATATTGCGTCTCCGAAGGCTGGGTGCGCGTGGCGCTCGGCAAGAAGATGGACCGGCATGGCCGCCCGCTGACCATCAAGCTGACCGGCCCGGTCGAACCCTGGTTCCAGTCGCCGGCTGACGCGCCTGACGGCGCGTAA
- a CDS encoding zinc-dependent metalloprotease — protein sequence MIRTPARAALIALPLLFAAMPAGAAPAAPAVLQGTQRMDGLLTVHVDRAGGRILLALPTAGADGVMARLLYATALRTGLGSAPIGLDRAQPGPAQLLVIRRIGRKVAFELENPRFRADGAPAAEQAAATEAFATSTLWLGDAVAGANGETLVDIAPFLLRDSKGIADQLRAAGEKGWKPAPELSAADPAAVRVFPRNIELEALQTFISDTPGAEVRNIAPDPRQISLTVRHSLIALPEPGYRPRSFDPRGGSFSSQYLDYAAPLGGQIVRNLANRFRLERVDPGAARSRVKKPIIFYIDRAAPEPIRTALREGASWWKAAFEAAGLIDAYQVEILPEGVDPLDIRYNVVNWVNRATRGWSYGFAVTDPVTGEILKGSVLLGSLRVRQDILIYEGLVGAAATGRGGPNDPAQVALARIRQLAAHEVGHALGLLHNFAGSTQNRASVMDYPAPRITLKDGAPDLSDAYGTGLGAWDMHAIDWLYGDPPTGDADAAARQKAGAAAARGLRFVADENARAAGAAQPWGSLWDDGSDPVAELERMMTVRRAAIARFGPAALAPDEPAANLRRKFVPVWLLHRYQVEAAGKLLGGVESGYAVGAEAAGQGRPVAGAAQHKALAALLATLDPAALDVPEALIPALSAGWSGDGDRQFDIEVMRTPGGTVFDPLVAADVAAQVTLGALLAPERLARMADQHRRDPAIPGVGELAERLIGLVARPDAAPGLPRSGARSARAS from the coding sequence ATGATCCGCACGCCGGCGCGCGCCGCCCTTATCGCCCTGCCCCTGCTGTTCGCCGCCATGCCCGCCGGGGCCGCCCCCGCCGCGCCGGCCGTGCTGCAGGGCACGCAGCGGATGGACGGGCTGCTCACCGTCCATGTCGACCGGGCGGGCGGGCGGATCCTGCTCGCCTTGCCGACGGCCGGGGCGGACGGGGTGATGGCGCGGCTGCTCTATGCGACGGCGCTGCGCACCGGGCTTGGCTCCGCCCCGATCGGGCTTGACCGCGCCCAGCCCGGCCCGGCGCAGTTGCTCGTCATCCGGCGGATCGGCCGCAAGGTCGCGTTCGAGCTGGAAAATCCGCGTTTCCGCGCCGATGGCGCGCCGGCGGCCGAACAGGCGGCGGCGACTGAGGCCTTTGCCACCTCGACGCTGTGGCTGGGCGATGCGGTTGCGGGGGCGAATGGCGAGACGCTGGTCGATATCGCGCCGTTCCTGCTGCGCGACAGCAAGGGCATTGCCGACCAGCTGCGCGCCGCCGGTGAAAAAGGCTGGAAGCCCGCGCCCGAGCTGAGCGCTGCCGATCCGGCGGCGGTGCGCGTCTTTCCGCGCAATATCGAGCTGGAGGCGCTGCAGACCTTCATATCCGACACGCCGGGGGCAGAGGTGCGCAACATCGCGCCCGATCCGCGACAGATCAGCCTCACCGTCCGCCACAGCCTGATCGCGCTGCCCGAACCCGGCTATCGCCCGCGCAGCTTCGATCCGCGCGGCGGCAGCTTTTCCAGCCAGTATCTGGATTATGCCGCCCCGCTGGGCGGACAGATCGTCCGCAATCTCGCCAACCGCTTCCGGCTGGAACGCGTCGATCCGGGTGCGGCACGCTCGCGGGTCAAAAAACCGATCATCTTCTATATCGACCGCGCCGCGCCCGAGCCGATCCGCACCGCGCTGCGCGAAGGTGCGTCATGGTGGAAGGCGGCGTTCGAGGCCGCCGGGCTGATCGACGCCTACCAGGTCGAGATCCTGCCCGAAGGGGTCGATCCACTCGACATCCGCTACAACGTCGTCAACTGGGTCAACCGGGCGACGCGCGGCTGGTCCTATGGCTTTGCGGTGACCGATCCGGTGACGGGCGAGATCCTGAAGGGCTCGGTGCTGCTCGGCTCGCTGCGCGTGCGGCAGGACATTCTGATCTATGAAGGGCTGGTCGGCGCGGCGGCAACCGGGCGCGGCGGGCCCAATGATCCCGCCCAGGTCGCGCTGGCGCGCATCCGGCAGCTGGCCGCGCACGAGGTTGGCCATGCGCTCGGCCTGCTGCACAACTTTGCCGGCAGCACCCAGAACCGCGCCTCGGTGATGGATTATCCCGCGCCACGCATCACGCTGAAGGACGGCGCGCCCGATTTGTCGGATGCCTATGGCACCGGCCTTGGCGCGTGGGACATGCACGCGATCGACTGGCTTTATGGCGATCCGCCGACCGGGGACGCCGATGCCGCCGCGCGGCAAAAGGCCGGGGCGGCGGCGGCGCGCGGGCTGCGCTTCGTGGCCGATGAAAACGCGCGGGCTGCCGGCGCCGCCCAGCCCTGGGGCAGCCTGTGGGACGATGGCAGCGATCCGGTGGCCGAGCTTGAACGGATGATGACCGTGCGGCGCGCGGCGATTGCCCGGTTCGGCCCGGCGGCGCTCGCCCCTGACGAGCCGGCTGCAAATCTGCGCCGCAAATTCGTGCCCGTCTGGCTGCTGCACCGCTATCAGGTGGAGGCGGCGGGGAAGCTGCTGGGCGGGGTGGAGAGCGGCTATGCCGTAGGCGCGGAGGCAGCGGGCCAGGGCCGGCCGGTCGCGGGCGCTGCGCAGCACAAGGCACTCGCCGCGCTGCTCGCCACGCTCGACCCGGCGGCGCTCGACGTGCCGGAGGCGCTGATCCCGGCGCTGTCGGCCGGCTGGTCCGGCGATGGCGACCGCCAGTTCGATATCGAGGTGATGCGCACCCCCGGCGGCACGGTGTTCGACCCGCTGGTCGCCGCCGATGTCGCGGCACAGGTCACGCTCGGCGCGCTGCTCGCGCCCGAAAGGCTGGCGCGCATGGCCGATCAGCACCGCCGCGATCCCGCCATTCCCGGTGTCGGCGAACTGGCCGAGCGGCTGATCGGGCTGGTCGCCCGGCCCGATGCCGCCCCCGGCTTGCCGCGATCCGGCGCACGGTCGGCACGCGCATCCTGA
- a CDS encoding DUF3426 domain-containing protein, translating into MAETPPTPVIEPDYGPLDDGGAIRPRRNPARRWTIAAIAAGLILLLGVAAIQYLGLDMVRQRLGLGAGDGQVALLIDLEGRPERRTLASGNELFALSGRITNPTRAPQTVPDIKAELQDGQGRIVYRWVITPPARTLAPGAVIRFDAAEYDVPAGVRELKLSFAGSRG; encoded by the coding sequence GTGGCCGAAACACCGCCAACGCCGGTCATCGAACCGGATTATGGCCCGCTCGATGATGGCGGCGCCATTCGCCCGCGCCGCAACCCGGCCCGGCGCTGGACGATCGCGGCGATCGCGGCGGGGCTGATCCTGCTGCTGGGCGTGGCGGCGATCCAGTATCTGGGGCTGGACATGGTGCGCCAGCGGCTCGGCCTTGGGGCGGGCGACGGGCAGGTCGCGCTGCTGATCGATCTCGAAGGCCGGCCGGAACGGCGCACGCTTGCCAGCGGCAACGAGCTGTTCGCCCTGTCGGGCCGCATCACCAACCCGACCCGCGCCCCGCAGACCGTGCCCGACATCAAGGCCGAGCTGCAGGACGGTCAGGGCCGGATCGTCTATCGCTGGGTGATCACCCCGCCCGCACGCACCCTCGCGCCCGGAGCCGTCATCCGCTTCGACGCGGCCGAATATGACGTGCCGGCCGGGGTGCGCGAACTCAAGCTCAGCTTTGCCGGCAGCCGGGGCTGA
- the ftsE gene encoding cell division ATP-binding protein FtsE has protein sequence MASIVQFENVGLRYGTGAETLSDLSFSLAPGAFYFLTGPSGAGKTSLLRLLYLAQRPSRGLIRLFGEDIVTLPRHGLPALRRRIGVVFQDFRLVPHLSAFDNIALPLRVAGAAERDIIAPVSEMLDWVGLADRARARPATLSGGEQQRVAIARAVIARPEMLVADEPTGNVDADMANRLMHLFEALNRLGTTVVVATHDVQLLSRVSAAQIMRLERGTLNDPTGALRFPPRASA, from the coding sequence GTGGCGAGCATCGTGCAGTTTGAAAATGTCGGCCTGCGCTATGGCACGGGCGCGGAAACCCTGTCGGACCTGAGTTTCAGCCTTGCGCCGGGCGCATTTTATTTTCTGACCGGGCCGTCGGGGGCGGGCAAGACCTCGCTGCTCAGGCTGCTCTATCTGGCGCAGCGGCCGAGCCGGGGGCTGATCCGTCTGTTCGGCGAGGATATCGTGACGCTGCCGCGCCACGGCCTGCCGGCGCTGCGCCGCCGCATCGGCGTGGTGTTCCAGGATTTCCGGCTGGTTCCGCATCTGTCTGCGTTCGACAATATCGCGCTGCCGCTGCGCGTCGCTGGGGCGGCGGAGCGCGACATCATCGCCCCGGTCAGCGAAATGCTCGACTGGGTCGGGCTGGCCGACCGCGCCCGCGCCCGGCCGGCGACGCTGTCGGGCGGGGAGCAGCAGCGCGTGGCCATCGCCCGCGCGGTCATCGCCCGCCCCGAAATGCTCGTTGCCGACGAACCGACCGGCAATGTCGATGCCGATATGGCCAACCGGCTGATGCATCTGTTCGAAGCGCTCAACCGGCTGGGAACAACGGTCGTGGTCGCGACCCATGACGTGCAATTGCTGTCGCGCGTGTCCGCCGCCCAGATCATGCGGCTGGAACGCGGGACGCTTAATGACCCGACCGGGGCGCTGCGTTTTCCGCCGCGGGCGAGCGCATGA
- a CDS encoding cell division protein FtsX, with protein MIARLSARIASPDRLLLPEGRASGPMPWVIAIMAFLTVLAVAAGIVLAAASARLAEQMSGRATVQIVEADAARRADQSARALALLRSRPDVVRADPVGMAEMTALLEPWLGKAGLAADLPVPALIDIDLRLGTTDIAALERAVRAVAPAARIDGHARWLGPVLRLTGALGGLVALVVMLTGIATAACVVLAARAALNTHRATIDVLHLLGATDAQIARLFQRRIALDALFGGGLGLGCGVVALILIGGRIGALGSELVGGAGMPGWGWLALLAVPLAAALVATIAARLTVMRALARIL; from the coding sequence ATGATCGCCCGGCTGAGCGCACGCATCGCCTCGCCTGACCGGCTGCTGCTGCCCGAAGGGCGGGCATCCGGGCCGATGCCCTGGGTGATCGCGATCATGGCCTTTCTGACCGTGCTGGCGGTCGCCGCCGGCATTGTGCTGGCCGCCGCATCGGCGCGGCTGGCCGAACAGATGTCGGGCCGGGCGACCGTCCAGATTGTCGAGGCCGATGCCGCCCGCCGCGCCGATCAGTCGGCGCGCGCGCTGGCGCTGCTCCGGTCCCGCCCCGATGTCGTGCGCGCCGATCCGGTCGGCATGGCGGAGATGACGGCGCTGCTCGAACCCTGGCTGGGCAAGGCGGGGCTGGCCGCCGACCTGCCGGTGCCGGCGCTGATCGACATCGATCTGCGCTTGGGGACGACGGACATCGCCGCGCTCGAACGCGCGGTCCGGGCGGTCGCCCCGGCGGCGCGGATCGACGGCCATGCCCGCTGGCTCGGCCCGGTGCTGCGCCTGACCGGTGCGCTGGGCGGGCTGGTGGCGCTGGTCGTGATGCTGACCGGCATTGCGACCGCCGCCTGTGTCGTGCTCGCCGCGCGGGCGGCGCTCAACACCCACCGCGCGACCATCGATGTGCTGCATCTGCTGGGCGCGACCGATGCCCAGATTGCGCGGCTGTTCCAGCGCCGCATCGCGCTCGATGCGCTGTTCGGCGGCGGGCTCGGCCTTGGCTGCGGCGTCGTTGCGCTGATCCTGATCGGCGGGCGGATCGGTGCGCTCGGCTCCGAACTGGTCGGCGGGGCGGGGATGCCGGGCTGGGGCTGGCTGGCGCTGCTGGCGGTGCCGCTTGCCGCCGCGCTGGTCGCGACCATCGCCGCGCGGCTGACGGTGATGCGCGCGCTCGCCCGGATTTTGTGA
- a CDS encoding TetR/AcrR family transcriptional regulator, with protein MTMKDDRRDAAIEAMADHLLTHGLAGASLRPLARAAGTSDRMLLYYFGDKDRLLALTLDRIARRLTAILAAALPPGTRLGWAALLGAVWAGMADPALRPFMHLWLDLAAGAARGTEPQRRIAGAIADLFAAWLDERLDLPEGESTPAAHHLLAVIEGAMLLDALGRPALAEAAIARAAAEANVRPERPSPAPPAG; from the coding sequence ATGACCATGAAGGACGACCGGCGCGACGCGGCGATCGAGGCGATGGCCGATCATCTGCTGACCCACGGGCTGGCCGGGGCGAGCCTGAGGCCGCTGGCGCGCGCGGCGGGCACGAGCGACCGGATGCTGCTTTATTATTTCGGCGACAAGGACCGGCTGCTGGCGCTGACGCTCGACCGCATCGCGCGGCGGCTGACCGCGATCCTCGCCGCCGCGCTGCCGCCGGGCACGCGGCTCGGCTGGGCGGCGCTGCTGGGGGCGGTCTGGGCCGGGATGGCGGACCCGGCGCTCAGGCCGTTCATGCATCTGTGGCTCGATCTTGCCGCCGGCGCCGCGCGCGGGACCGAGCCGCAGCGGCGGATCGCCGGCGCGATCGCCGATCTGTTCGCTGCATGGCTCGACGAACGGCTCGACCTGCCCGAGGGCGAATCCACCCCGGCCGCGCACCATCTGCTGGCGGTGATCGAGGGGGCGATGCTGCTCGACGCGCTCGGCCGCCCGGCGCTGGCCGAGGCGGCGATTGCGCGCGCCGCCGCCGAGGCCAATGTCAGGCCGGAACGGCCGTCGCCGGCGCCTCCGGCGGGTTGA
- a CDS encoding prephenate/arogenate dehydrogenase family protein, giving the protein MLPFSRVSIIGLGLIGSSIARAVRQHMPGVHLAGHDADPAVRETARALNLCDDIADNAGAAVTDADLVILCVPVGAIGPVAEVIAPDLPADAIVSDVGSSKASVAAALGAVIPARQIVPAHPVAGTENSGPEAGFASLFHGRWCILTPVDGGDPVAAARLQAFWERLGAQVDMMTPEHHDLVLAVTSHLPHLIAYTIVGTASDLETVTRSEVIKYSAGGFRDFTRIAASDPTMWRDVFLANREAVLDMLQRFSEDLSALQRAIRWGDGDMLFDLFTRTRAIRRGIIEQGQDDARPDFGRAHD; this is encoded by the coding sequence ATGCTGCCGTTCAGCCGCGTCTCGATCATCGGGCTCGGCCTGATCGGCTCGTCCATCGCGCGGGCGGTGCGCCAGCATATGCCCGGCGTGCATCTGGCCGGGCATGACGCCGATCCGGCGGTGCGCGAGACGGCGCGCGCGCTCAACCTGTGCGACGACATTGCCGACAATGCCGGGGCCGCCGTCACCGACGCCGATCTGGTGATCCTGTGCGTGCCGGTGGGCGCGATCGGGCCGGTCGCGGAGGTGATCGCGCCCGATCTGCCCGCCGATGCCATCGTCTCCGACGTCGGCTCGTCCAAGGCGAGCGTCGCGGCCGCGCTTGGCGCCGTCATCCCGGCGCGGCAGATCGTCCCCGCCCATCCGGTCGCGGGCACCGAAAACAGCGGACCGGAAGCGGGCTTTGCCAGCCTGTTCCATGGCCGCTGGTGCATCCTGACCCCGGTGGACGGCGGCGATCCGGTGGCCGCGGCGCGGCTGCAGGCGTTCTGGGAACGGCTGGGCGCGCAGGTCGACATGATGACGCCCGAACACCATGATCTGGTGCTCGCCGTCACCTCGCATCTGCCGCACCTGATCGCCTATACGATCGTCGGCACCGCATCCGACCTTGAAACCGTCACCCGGTCGGAAGTGATCAAATATTCAGCCGGCGGCTTTCGCGATTTCACCCGCATCGCCGCGTCCGACCCGACGATGTGGCGCGACGTGTTCCTCGCCAACCGCGAGGCCGTGCTCGACATGCTGCAACGGTTCAGCGAGGATCTGTCCGCGCTCCAGCGGGCGATCCGCTGGGGCGATGGCGACATGCTGTTTGACCTGTTCACCCGCACCCGCGCGATCCGGCGCGGCATCATCGAACAGGGGCAGGACGATGCCCGCCCCGATTTCGGCCGCGCGCACGACTAG
- the hisC gene encoding histidinol-phosphate transaminase gives MDHATSPAPVAKDWIMRIAPYVPGRATTDDGRKVAKLSSNENPLGTSAAARAAYQSAADSLERYPDAGAAMVREAIAAKYGLDPARVIYGNGSDEVLHLAAGAFAGPGDEVIFVRYGFAVYEIAARRVGATPVVAPDRDYATDVDAILAAVTPRTRIVYIANPNNPTGTYTPRAEIARLHAGLPPHVLLVLDHAYAEYLGADEDDGGMELAQTAPNVLITRTFSKIHGLAAERLGWGYGAAPLIEAMHRIRLPFNMTIGGQRAAVAALADDAFVATSRDHNAKWRSWFEGEIAALGNKGLRAIPSRANFVLVIFEGALTAEHAYRGLMDAGYITRWLPGQGLGNGLRISIGTAEETQGVAAALRALAERA, from the coding sequence ATGGATCACGCAACGTCTCCGGCTCCGGTCGCCAAGGACTGGATCATGCGCATCGCGCCCTATGTCCCCGGGCGCGCCACCACCGATGACGGCCGCAAGGTCGCCAAGCTGTCGTCGAACGAAAACCCGCTCGGCACCAGCGCGGCGGCGCGCGCCGCCTATCAGTCGGCGGCCGACAGCCTGGAACGCTATCCCGATGCCGGGGCGGCGATGGTGCGCGAGGCGATTGCCGCCAAATATGGCCTTGATCCTGCACGGGTCATCTATGGCAATGGCTCGGACGAGGTGCTGCATCTGGCCGCCGGTGCCTTTGCCGGCCCGGGCGACGAGGTGATCTTCGTCCGCTACGGCTTTGCGGTCTATGAGATTGCGGCCCGCCGTGTTGGTGCGACGCCGGTGGTGGCACCCGACCGCGATTATGCAACCGATGTCGATGCGATCCTAGCGGCGGTCACGCCCCGCACCCGCATCGTCTACATCGCCAATCCCAACAACCCGACCGGCACCTACACCCCGCGCGCCGAAATCGCGCGGCTGCATGCCGGGCTGCCGCCGCATGTGCTGCTCGTCCTCGATCATGCCTATGCCGAATATCTGGGCGCGGATGAGGATGATGGCGGCATGGAACTGGCGCAGACCGCGCCCAACGTCCTGATCACGCGGACCTTTTCCAAGATCCACGGTCTGGCGGCAGAGCGGCTGGGCTGGGGCTATGGCGCAGCACCGCTGATCGAGGCGATGCACCGCATCCGCCTGCCGTTCAACATGACCATCGGCGGCCAGCGCGCGGCGGTCGCGGCGCTTGCCGATGATGCATTCGTCGCCACCAGCCGCGATCATAACGCCAAATGGCGGAGCTGGTTCGAGGGCGAGATCGCAGCCCTTGGCAACAAGGGGCTGCGCGCCATTCCGTCGCGCGCGAACTTCGTGCTGGTGATCTTCGAAGGCGCGCTCACCGCCGAACATGCCTATCGCGGGCTGATGGACGCGGGCTACATCACCCGCTGGCTGCCGGGTCAGGGGCTGGGCAACGGCCTGCGCATCTCGATCGGCACGGCGGAGGAAACGCAGGGCGTGGCCGCCGCGCTCAGGGCGCTGGCCGAACGGGCCTGA
- the rpe gene encoding ribulose-phosphate 3-epimerase, producing the protein MSQPVRIAPSILSADFARLGEEVRAIDSAGADWIHVDVMDGHFVPNITIGPAVVKALRPHTAKPFDVHLMISPVDPYLEAFAEAGADIITVHPEAGPHLHRTIQRIKALGRKAGVSLNPATPAKMLDYVLEEVDLVLVMSVNPGFGGQSFIDSQLRKIEAIRKQIDRIGKPIHLEVDGGIDRDTAPRAIAAGADVLVAGTASFRGGPDAYAANIEALRGG; encoded by the coding sequence ATGAGCCAGCCTGTCCGCATCGCGCCTTCGATCCTGTCCGCCGATTTCGCCCGTCTGGGCGAAGAGGTGCGGGCAATCGATTCGGCGGGGGCCGACTGGATCCATGTCGATGTGATGGACGGTCATTTCGTGCCCAACATCACCATCGGCCCGGCGGTGGTGAAGGCGCTCAGGCCGCACACGGCCAAGCCGTTCGACGTCCATCTGATGATCTCCCCGGTCGATCCGTATCTGGAAGCGTTCGCCGAGGCCGGGGCCGACATCATCACCGTCCATCCCGAGGCCGGACCCCATCTGCACCGCACGATCCAGCGCATCAAGGCGCTGGGCCGCAAGGCGGGCGTGTCGCTCAATCCCGCAACCCCGGCCAAGATGCTCGACTATGTGCTCGAAGAGGTCGATCTGGTGCTGGTGATGAGCGTCAATCCCGGCTTTGGCGGGCAGAGCTTCATCGACAGCCAGCTGCGCAAGATCGAGGCGATCCGCAAGCAGATCGACCGGATCGGCAAGCCCATCCATCTGGAGGTCGATGGCGGCATCGACCGCGACACCGCGCCGCGCGCGATCGCCGCCGGGGCCGATGTGCTGGTGGCGGGAACCGCAAGTTTCCGCGGCGGGCCGGATGCCTATGCCGCCAATATCGAGGCGCTGCGCGGCGGATGA
- the katG gene encoding catalase/peroxidase HPI, giving the protein MSKTLTIALLATALTPVPAMAETAKTEAAQPQATKPMTNKDWWPERLDLRPLRQHGVESNPLGGQFSYAEAFQKLDLKAVKADIEALMTKSQDWWPADYGHYGPFFIRMAWHSAGTYRIADGRGGAAGGQQRFEPLNSWPDNVNLDRARRLLWPIKKKYGASLSWADLMVLTGNVALESMGFKTFGFAGGRQDDFEADEVFWGPERKFLASDRYHGDRQLANPLAAVQMGLIYVNPEGPNGNPDPLAAARDIRETFGRMAMNDEETVALIAGGHTFGKAHGAHKPEACVGVDPAGAGVEQQGLGWVNKCGTGKGADTVTSGLEGAWSVNPIAWTTQYLDNLYAFNWVQTRSPAGAIQWVPSDKDAANLVPDAHDPNKRHAPIMFTTDLALKMDPAYRKITERFRRNPDAFADAFARAWFKLTHRDMGPRARYLGADAPKEDLIWQDPVPAVNHPLVTPADVTALKGQIQASGLSTGELVRTAWAAAGSFRGTDLRGGTNGGRVRLAPQKDWAVNNPAELARVLPVYERIATGFNTSRKDGRKISLADLIVLGGAVGVEQAAKAAGVTVEVPFTPGRMDAAQAQTDVNSFAVLEPKADGFRNYFGEGNRLSPAEMLVERANLLTLTVPEMTVLVGGMRVLGGNSGGAAHGVFTDTPGRLDNAFFVNLLDMGTKWAKSASGEGLYEGTDRATGKVKWTATPVDLVFGSNSELRAVSEVYAADDGREKFVRDFVKAWTKVMDLGRL; this is encoded by the coding sequence ATGTCCAAGACCCTGACGATCGCCCTGCTGGCGACGGCTTTGACGCCGGTCCCGGCCATGGCCGAGACGGCGAAAACTGAAGCCGCACAGCCCCAGGCGACCAAGCCGATGACCAACAAGGACTGGTGGCCCGAGCGGCTCGACCTGCGGCCGCTGCGCCAGCACGGTGTCGAGTCCAACCCGCTGGGCGGGCAGTTCAGCTATGCCGAGGCGTTCCAGAAGCTCGACCTGAAGGCGGTCAAGGCCGACATCGAAGCGCTGATGACCAAGTCGCAGGATTGGTGGCCGGCTGATTACGGCCATTATGGTCCCTTCTTCATCCGCATGGCGTGGCACAGCGCCGGCACCTACCGCATCGCCGACGGGCGCGGCGGCGCGGCCGGCGGGCAGCAGCGGTTCGAGCCGCTCAACAGCTGGCCCGACAACGTCAATCTCGACCGTGCGCGCCGGCTGCTGTGGCCGATCAAGAAGAAGTATGGTGCCAGCCTGTCCTGGGCCGATCTGATGGTGCTGACCGGCAACGTCGCGCTGGAATCGATGGGCTTCAAGACCTTCGGGTTCGCCGGTGGCCGGCAGGATGATTTCGAAGCCGATGAGGTGTTCTGGGGGCCTGAGCGCAAGTTCCTCGCTTCCGACCGCTATCATGGCGACCGGCAGCTCGCCAATCCGCTGGCGGCCGTGCAGATGGGCCTGATCTACGTCAATCCGGAAGGCCCGAACGGCAATCCGGACCCGCTCGCCGCCGCCCGCGACATCCGCGAGACGTTCGGGCGCATGGCGATGAACGACGAGGAAACCGTGGCGCTGATCGCCGGCGGTCACACCTTCGGCAAGGCGCATGGCGCGCACAAGCCCGAGGCGTGCGTGGGCGTCGATCCGGCGGGTGCCGGGGTCGAGCAGCAGGGCCTGGGCTGGGTCAACAAGTGCGGCACCGGCAAGGGTGCCGACACGGTGACCAGCGGCCTTGAAGGCGCATGGTCGGTCAACCCGATCGCGTGGACGACCCAGTATCTGGACAATCTCTATGCGTTCAACTGGGTGCAGACGCGCAGCCCGGCGGGCGCGATCCAGTGGGTGCCGAGCGACAAGGACGCCGCCAATCTGGTGCCGGACGCGCATGATCCGAACAAGCGCCATGCGCCGATCATGTTCACGACCGACCTCGCGCTGAAGATGGACCCGGCCTACCGCAAGATCACCGAGCGGTTCCGCCGCAATCCGGATGCGTTCGCCGATGCCTTTGCCCGCGCCTGGTTCAAGCTGACCCACCGCGACATGGGGCCGCGCGCCCGCTATCTGGGTGCCGATGCGCCGAAGGAAGACCTGATCTGGCAGGATCCGGTGCCGGCGGTGAACCATCCGCTGGTCACCCCGGCCGATGTGACCGCGCTCAAGGGCCAGATCCAGGCTTCGGGTCTGAGCACCGGCGAACTGGTGCGCACCGCCTGGGCGGCGGCGGGCAGCTTCCGCGGCACCGACCTGCGCGGCGGCACCAATGGCGGCCGCGTGCGGCTGGCTCCGCAAAAGGACTGGGCGGTCAACAATCCGGCCGAGCTGGCCCGGGTGCTGCCGGTCTATGAGCGGATCGCCACCGGCTTCAACACCAGCCGCAAGGACGGGCGCAAGATCTCGCTTGCCGACCTGATCGTGCTGGGCGGTGCCGTGGGCGTCGAACAGGCTGCAAAGGCGGCCGGCGTGACGGTCGAGGTGCCGTTCACCCCGGGCCGGATGGATGCGGCCCAGGCGCAGACCGACGTCAACTCCTTTGCCGTGCTCGAGCCCAAGGCCGACGGGTTCCGCAACTATTTCGGTGAAGGCAACCGGCTGTCCCCGGCCGAAATGCTGGTCGAGCGGGCGAACCTGCTGACCCTGACCGTGCCGGAAATGACGGTGCTGGTTGGCGGCATGCGGGTGCTGGGCGGCAACAGCGGCGGCGCGGCGCATGGCGTGTTCACCGACACGCCGGGCCGGCTGGACAATGCCTTCTTCGTCAACCTGCTCGACATGGGGACGAAGTGGGCGAAGTCGGCGAGCGGCGAAGGCCTTTACGAGGGCACCGACCGCGCGACCGGCAAGGTCAAGTGGACGGCGACCCCGGTCGACCTCGTGTTCGGGTCCAACTCCGAACTGCGGGCGGTGTCCGAAGTCTATGCCGCCGATGACGGGCGCGAGAAGTTCGTGCGCGATTTCGTCAAGGCGTGGACCAAGGTGATGGATCTGGGCCGCCTCTGA
- a CDS encoding dihydrofolate reductase, with protein sequence MTPPVPIPGAAGPQIVLVVARADNGVIGRDGALPWHIPADLKRFKALTLGTPMVMGRRTFESLPGLLPGRRHIVLTRGAWTAAGAEVAGSVDAALALAGDVPVVSVIGGAEIYRLFLDRADRIELTEVRGSPDGDTVLPALTGWREAARADHDGYSFVTLIR encoded by the coding sequence ATGACGCCCCCCGTCCCGATCCCCGGCGCGGCCGGGCCGCAGATCGTGCTGGTCGTCGCGCGCGCCGACAATGGCGTGATCGGGCGCGACGGTGCCCTGCCCTGGCACATCCCGGCCGATCTCAAGCGGTTCAAGGCGCTGACCCTCGGCACGCCGATGGTGATGGGCAGGCGCACCTTTGAAAGCCTGCCCGGCCTGCTGCCCGGGCGGCGGCATATCGTGCTGACGCGCGGTGCCTGGACGGCTGCGGGCGCGGAGGTGGCCGGCAGCGTCGATGCGGCGCTCGCGCTGGCGGGCGACGTGCCCGTCGTCTCGGTGATCGGCGGCGCTGAAATCTACCGGCTGTTCCTCGACCGCGCGGACCGGATCGAACTCACTGAGGTGCGCGGCAGCCCCGATGGCGACACCGTCCTGCCCGCGCTCACCGGCTGGCGCGAGGCCGCGCGCGCGGATCATGACGGCTACAGCTTCGTGACCCTGATCCGCTGA